The following coding sequences lie in one Desulfosalsimonas propionicica genomic window:
- the mobB gene encoding molybdopterin-guanine dinucleotide biosynthesis protein B — MTAIVAIVGGSNSGKTTLIEKLIPVFTRKGYRVGTIKHVMHEMVFDQSGKDSWRHASAGADTVMVDADEQIVLLKTRIRPRAADRLKNYVAAYFSDMDIVLAEGYKKQNLPKIEVYRENSRTGPVCLEDPDLAGLVTDAKMDAGVPCLGLDDIESIVHLIIQTIS; from the coding sequence ATGACAGCTATTGTGGCCATTGTGGGGGGGAGCAACTCCGGCAAGACAACCTTGATTGAAAAATTGATTCCGGTGTTTACACGCAAGGGATATCGGGTGGGAACCATCAAGCATGTGATGCATGAAATGGTCTTTGATCAGAGCGGCAAGGACAGCTGGCGGCACGCCAGTGCCGGTGCCGACACTGTAATGGTGGACGCCGATGAACAGATCGTTTTGCTGAAAACCCGGATACGGCCGCGCGCTGCCGACCGGCTGAAGAATTATGTCGCGGCCTATTTTTCAGACATGGACATTGTCCTGGCTGAAGGTTACAAAAAACAGAATCTGCCAAAAATTGAGGTGTACCGGGAAAACAGCCGCACCGGGCCCGTGTGCCTGGAGGACCCGGATTTGGCCGGCCTTGTAACAGATGCAAAAATGGATGCCGGGGTTCCGTGCCTCGGCCTTGATGACATTGAATCCATAGTTCACTTGATTATTCAGACAATTTCATGA